The Candidatus Neomarinimicrobiota bacterium genome includes a window with the following:
- a CDS encoding T9SS type A sorting domain-containing protein, with protein MRLLSLLLITGSLFATGNFSWVEDGVPVRQGVHIEWQRTGDVGAAGEMIFAWSDTRTGDRDIYVQKIDTSGQLLWGSTGIRATPVDGRQEDPVLVSDGAGGAFLAWIDYRDDEYGDVYAQHLDENGNLSWDPAGVALAVNAGSQQTANMARGAVGSAYVIWNDGSLSESGDIFGTVLSLDGPLATGGTDGFSLVNAPGTQTGHSIETSGSEVVVVWRDTRDVNDPNIYGQRLDVNFTGLWGENGRLVCGNDADQVYPKVAPANGNAVVVSWLDVRNNIKTDIFSQLLDENGDELWTADGLPVTNLSSEQKACRVKSNGIDQIYYVWEDFRNNAQDPDIYMQSINLAGVTQWADDGIPIAEVTLKQKQPRFTLADDGGMFVTWLDERAGGFPKSDIYLQHVDLAGNIGFAENGLALTSGYQYQTGGLVRPDGAGGALVLWSNAASGSIGLTGQHVNASGAESWDADGLEFFFGIDGDAAKFQTLSWGDDAAMIFWEDNRWSGTGAVAMAQVMDGSAGIQFGLDGTVLSENEQQRNPVLTPDNAGGAYLAYTNASTGAEILYAQHVDAELLPTWPGIGYPVNPSSTFGGIQPHLVQGNDGYLYLLWTAFSDLFELIIYGQKYDADGVAQWVDGGLPMSPSEIGGDQYITDVIAMADGSILFIWEAQLGYNNIYVSKLAGDGNLIWTEAVTDASDSQVDAVSAYDGSSNMITVGWQDQRNVALSGVDLYVVTIDTDGNVGTEQLVSNRFGDQNDLQLSFADDNSGVLYAAWQDFNGFQLDVFTKNLTTDTAAEQITTLLTDDKNPALKAVTASRYLLAWEDWSDDISTDLYFYDSEPDSPGHAAGGVPLSLAALSQKEPQIVPFADNTSESMNYLITWLDMRSSGKTELTNIYSQAYTGVITSIDPPVLAKTFKLDRAFPNPFNGAVTLPIRNVAGQQLTLSIYDLQGRELIHETLDSDPGLDYVWNGMDMHGNSLSSGLYLISVSSDQQRFSQKIMLLK; from the coding sequence ATGCGACTATTAAGCTTGCTTCTGATAACCGGAAGCCTTTTTGCAACTGGGAATTTTTCATGGGTTGAGGATGGCGTTCCAGTTCGCCAGGGAGTGCATATCGAATGGCAGCGTACCGGTGATGTCGGCGCCGCTGGTGAGATGATTTTTGCCTGGTCTGACACTCGCACGGGAGATCGTGATATTTATGTTCAAAAGATCGATACATCGGGGCAATTGCTCTGGGGATCAACCGGTATTAGAGCCACCCCTGTTGATGGCCGACAGGAAGATCCCGTTTTGGTTTCTGATGGAGCTGGTGGCGCTTTTCTGGCCTGGATTGATTACCGTGATGATGAATATGGTGATGTCTATGCTCAGCATCTTGATGAAAATGGAAATTTATCCTGGGATCCGGCCGGTGTGGCTCTGGCTGTGAATGCCGGGTCACAACAGACTGCCAATATGGCTCGGGGTGCTGTTGGATCTGCCTATGTAATTTGGAACGATGGCTCACTTTCAGAATCAGGGGACATCTTTGGGACTGTCCTCAGTCTGGATGGACCTCTGGCCACAGGGGGCACTGATGGTTTTTCACTGGTGAATGCCCCTGGAACCCAAACTGGCCACAGTATTGAAACCAGCGGTAGCGAAGTGGTTGTGGTTTGGCGTGATACACGTGATGTGAATGATCCAAATATCTATGGACAGCGGCTGGATGTGAATTTTACCGGATTATGGGGTGAAAATGGTCGTTTGGTCTGTGGAAATGACGCAGATCAGGTCTATCCGAAGGTTGCTCCGGCAAATGGAAACGCAGTAGTCGTTTCCTGGCTGGATGTTCGCAATAATATTAAAACAGATATATTCTCGCAACTGCTGGATGAAAATGGTGACGAGTTGTGGACCGCAGATGGTCTTCCTGTCACCAACCTCAGTTCAGAGCAGAAGGCTTGCCGGGTAAAGTCGAATGGCATTGACCAGATCTACTATGTCTGGGAAGATTTTCGCAACAACGCTCAAGACCCTGATATATACATGCAGAGTATCAACCTGGCTGGCGTTACCCAGTGGGCTGATGATGGTATTCCCATCGCTGAAGTGACCCTTAAACAGAAACAACCCCGCTTTACTCTGGCTGACGATGGGGGCATGTTCGTGACCTGGCTGGATGAAAGAGCGGGTGGGTTTCCCAAATCAGATATATATCTCCAACATGTTGATCTGGCTGGCAATATCGGGTTTGCCGAGAATGGCTTGGCTTTGACTTCGGGGTATCAATATCAAACAGGTGGTCTGGTTCGTCCGGATGGAGCAGGTGGTGCGCTGGTCCTATGGTCGAATGCCGCTTCAGGTAGTATTGGGCTTACCGGTCAACATGTGAATGCTTCAGGTGCTGAATCATGGGATGCAGATGGTCTGGAATTCTTTTTCGGGATTGATGGCGATGCTGCCAAATTTCAAACCCTCAGTTGGGGTGATGATGCTGCCATGATCTTCTGGGAAGATAATCGGTGGTCTGGAACTGGAGCTGTAGCTATGGCACAAGTTATGGATGGCAGTGCAGGAATCCAATTTGGTCTCGATGGTACCGTACTCTCCGAAAATGAACAACAGCGGAACCCGGTGTTGACCCCTGACAATGCAGGTGGTGCCTATTTGGCCTATACAAATGCATCAACTGGAGCTGAGATTCTGTATGCCCAGCATGTTGATGCTGAACTGCTGCCGACCTGGCCGGGAATTGGCTATCCGGTGAATCCCTCATCCACTTTTGGGGGAATACAACCCCACCTGGTGCAGGGCAATGACGGCTATCTATATTTACTTTGGACCGCTTTTTCTGATTTGTTCGAACTCATAATATATGGCCAGAAATATGATGCTGATGGTGTTGCCCAGTGGGTTGATGGTGGTCTGCCAATGAGTCCTTCAGAGATCGGAGGTGATCAATACATTACAGATGTGATCGCCATGGCCGATGGTTCTATCCTGTTTATATGGGAAGCTCAATTAGGTTATAACAATATCTATGTTTCCAAATTAGCCGGTGATGGCAATCTGATCTGGACCGAAGCGGTAACAGATGCATCAGACTCTCAGGTTGATGCTGTCTCGGCTTATGATGGCTCAAGTAATATGATCACCGTGGGTTGGCAGGATCAACGGAACGTGGCGCTGAGTGGGGTTGATCTGTATGTAGTTACTATTGATACTGATGGGAATGTAGGAACAGAACAATTAGTCAGTAACCGTTTTGGAGATCAAAACGATCTGCAGCTGAGTTTTGCTGATGACAACTCAGGTGTGCTCTATGCTGCCTGGCAGGATTTTAATGGATTTCAGCTGGATGTTTTTACCAAAAACCTTACTACTGATACTGCCGCTGAGCAGATCACAACCCTGCTCACTGATGATAAGAACCCGGCCTTGAAAGCAGTTACAGCTTCACGTTATCTGCTGGCCTGGGAAGACTGGAGTGATGATATCAGCACCGATCTTTACTTCTATGATTCTGAACCAGATAGTCCGGGACATGCTGCAGGCGGTGTACCATTGAGTTTGGCAGCCTTGAGCCAAAAAGAGCCCCAGATCGTCCCTTTCGCAGACAACACATCTGAATCAATGAACTATCTCATCACCTGGTTGGATATGCGCTCATCAGGGAAGACGGAATTAACCAATATTTATAGCCAGGCTTATACTGGCGTAATCACCTCAATTGATCCACCCGTACTGGCTAAGACTTTCAAGCTGGATAGGGCTTTTCCAAATCCTTTTAATGGAGCGGTGACCCTGCCCATCCGGAATGTAGCAGGTCAGCAGTTGACCCTCAGTATCTATGATCTCCAGGGAAGAGAACTCATCCATGAGACCCTGGACTCTGATCCAGGTCTTGACTATGTCTGGAATGGCATGGATATGCATGGAAACTCATTGAGTAGTGGCCTCTATCTCATCTCAGTCAGCTCTGATCAGCAACGTTTTTCACAAAAGATCATGCTGCTTAAGTGA
- a CDS encoding C25 family cysteine peptidase, giving the protein MFRSIQIFITTLLALNFLGATDLIRPKQELTPVDGGIQVKLDFQHISETQWRDLLAQPQSFHEFGYGVAGEPGEAALPMITMVIPVTVSGSIHVTALTRTEIALENPVLKSSPAGHLDSDQQAREIRNFDWGQAVRSQDNDIILGDLVNMRGQQFLPITLHPLQLDPTDRSLSITSTLEFELLGVELTETIQRTEDGGIRSISLPTDQFAPKGHYLIITTPTFESYIQYFADWKLRQGYEVTIVNTTTTGQSAYNIKAYLQGVWDTWESRPDYLVLVGDVDQGLPGHYVQNPEGDNLVTDHPYALLEGDDSFPELMVGRLSVDTISELIAFTAKIVAYESNPYMINTDWFQRALMISTTWGAASAQATKEWVADKLVENGFEQVYTAYHPAQSSASAISNPINQGVAYVNYRGYGMYNGWYGPDFTNDNIQSLIHNGSRTPVITSVVCGGGNFASYVDPCFGEKWTRIGTMNNPKGAVAFFGPSELYTHTQFNNVIDIGIYSGIFDLGLTTLGEALWHGKFELWRNYHQNTYLPFGHTPEFYHYVYNLLGDPGMQLWTDVPQLLNVEHIDTLSSGDNALVVSVTTGSGTVIPGAYVALFNDENAIGGYSDANGQIQLPFQSGTESEIMLTVTGKNLFPYLVTLPIVASDYPLSLSDWTLSADGSLVAGQTGAMDLTLVSNGVELNNVTLRFTSTTAGVTVPDIITIPNIPAGNVHVEEQVELSTDAHLGHATPVNIAVEVATGTEIWTWYQTFSVQAPQVTISALNVIDGALNAGDSAEVEIELLNMGGVPSDQVTVIPLAHNLVSFDHGSLVCPGLGVDESGDVSNTLNLIFSEQIFPGERIKLHFECIQAGLIDTLEFWLQVGEINRYGPSQVDDYGYRMFDNFDLAYTKTQAYEWVELDPVLGGSGSLINMHDTYEEGDASRVIALPFEVNYYGESYNQITVCTNGWAAFGNQSAVNFHNRTIPSPVGPDAMLAPYWDDLATNPGTVLQLTSPGQDHFVIQWNRMRNLWYQTDLSFQIIIYNTNDHPTDSGDNDIKFQYKSYDNIDLQANFSTTGIEAPDSQTGLLASYNNMNDPSIGYLANQTALLFTTDRGERLADGMAAVNTTSLSFTQNPWSTGRDSIIISNVGESPLAYNIHINSTSDLMLAPQIIVDPTIHKATPDEVADTPGIREGSDAFGYTWKKSIDEGGPDYNWVDIAIPPNILNYTADPDDSSIGPVSLGFEFPYYGDVYSGIHISSNGTFSFMSNYAPWLNTVLPTASAPSALVAPWWEDLNNDEGPQGTIYFWTNNYDQCIITWQDFPKWGTSNLYTFQVIMDAFGKIIFQYQTIDGPTTSATVGMQNAARNIGLQIHYNETTTFAAETAISILPPVQWFAASGWSGQIAPGASSSFVVDVQTRNLDPGHYEIPMILTTSAINFPMADLLVSLDIITGQPPAGDLNGDYLINITDLMSLLDFILVLEDMSEAQFMLADLSADNTVDVIDVILLVETILENN; this is encoded by the coding sequence ATGTTTAGATCCATTCAAATATTCATCACCACGCTACTTGCTCTCAATTTTTTGGGAGCAACTGATCTTATCCGACCTAAGCAGGAACTGACCCCTGTGGATGGTGGGATCCAGGTTAAACTTGATTTTCAACATATTTCTGAGACCCAGTGGCGCGATCTGCTGGCCCAGCCCCAATCCTTTCATGAATTTGGTTACGGTGTGGCAGGTGAACCCGGTGAAGCTGCCCTGCCTATGATCACCATGGTAATCCCGGTAACTGTCTCCGGTTCGATCCATGTAACGGCGCTGACTCGCACTGAGATCGCATTGGAAAATCCCGTGTTAAAGTCCAGCCCTGCAGGTCATTTGGACTCAGACCAACAGGCCCGGGAGATCAGGAATTTTGATTGGGGTCAGGCTGTCCGTTCCCAGGATAATGATATAATTTTAGGTGACCTTGTGAACATGCGAGGTCAGCAATTTCTACCCATCACGCTGCATCCCCTGCAATTAGACCCCACTGATCGGTCATTGAGCATTACCAGTACGCTGGAATTCGAGCTTCTCGGTGTCGAGTTAACCGAAACCATTCAAAGAACCGAAGATGGTGGTATTCGATCCATTAGTTTACCGACAGATCAGTTTGCACCCAAAGGCCACTATCTCATCATCACCACTCCAACCTTTGAGTCGTATATCCAATATTTTGCTGACTGGAAACTGCGCCAGGGTTACGAAGTGACCATTGTTAACACGACTACAACTGGTCAATCAGCCTATAATATCAAGGCGTATCTACAGGGAGTCTGGGACACCTGGGAAAGCCGACCCGATTATCTGGTTTTAGTGGGAGATGTTGATCAGGGGCTTCCCGGTCACTATGTCCAGAACCCTGAAGGGGACAATCTGGTCACTGATCATCCCTACGCTCTGTTGGAGGGGGATGATTCCTTTCCGGAATTAATGGTGGGACGACTTTCCGTTGATACCATCTCGGAGTTGATCGCTTTTACTGCCAAGATCGTGGCTTACGAGAGCAACCCGTACATGATCAATACAGATTGGTTCCAACGTGCTTTGATGATCTCCACAACCTGGGGAGCAGCCTCAGCGCAAGCCACCAAAGAATGGGTGGCAGACAAGTTGGTCGAAAATGGCTTTGAGCAGGTCTATACGGCTTATCACCCGGCGCAATCCTCCGCTTCTGCGATTTCCAACCCCATCAACCAGGGTGTGGCTTATGTGAATTATCGTGGTTACGGAATGTATAATGGCTGGTATGGACCAGACTTCACCAACGATAATATTCAAAGTTTGATCCACAATGGTTCCAGAACTCCGGTGATTACTTCAGTGGTGTGCGGTGGCGGTAATTTTGCCTCTTATGTGGATCCCTGCTTTGGCGAAAAATGGACCCGGATCGGCACCATGAACAATCCCAAAGGAGCTGTGGCATTTTTTGGTCCCAGTGAACTGTACACCCATACCCAGTTTAATAATGTTATCGATATCGGGATCTATTCCGGTATCTTTGATCTGGGGTTAACCACACTGGGTGAAGCACTTTGGCATGGTAAATTTGAACTCTGGCGTAATTATCACCAGAATACCTATCTTCCTTTTGGTCATACCCCGGAATTCTATCATTATGTTTACAATCTGTTGGGTGATCCAGGGATGCAGCTATGGACCGATGTCCCGCAATTGCTCAATGTTGAGCATATCGACACACTATCCAGCGGAGATAATGCCCTGGTTGTGAGTGTGACAACAGGTTCAGGAACAGTCATTCCTGGTGCCTATGTTGCTTTGTTTAATGACGAAAATGCCATCGGTGGCTATAGTGATGCCAATGGTCAGATCCAGCTTCCTTTTCAGTCTGGCACAGAATCGGAGATTATGCTCACCGTTACCGGGAAAAATTTATTTCCCTATCTGGTTACTTTACCCATCGTTGCCTCAGATTACCCGCTGTCCTTGAGCGACTGGACCCTATCAGCAGATGGTTCTCTGGTTGCCGGACAGACCGGGGCAATGGATCTGACCCTGGTGAGTAACGGTGTCGAGCTTAATAATGTTACCCTTCGTTTTACAAGTACCACGGCAGGTGTGACGGTTCCGGATATCATCACTATTCCCAACATTCCAGCCGGAAATGTGCATGTGGAGGAGCAAGTAGAGCTCTCTACTGATGCCCATCTGGGACATGCAACTCCTGTCAATATTGCTGTGGAAGTGGCTACAGGCACAGAGATCTGGACCTGGTATCAAACGTTCAGTGTGCAGGCACCTCAAGTGACCATCAGTGCTCTAAATGTGATTGATGGCGCTCTGAATGCCGGAGATTCTGCCGAAGTAGAGATCGAGCTGTTGAATATGGGTGGTGTCCCATCAGATCAGGTCACGGTCATACCCCTGGCACATAACCTGGTGAGCTTTGATCATGGATCCCTGGTCTGTCCTGGTCTGGGAGTAGATGAAAGTGGAGATGTCTCCAATACTTTGAACCTGATCTTCAGCGAGCAGATCTTCCCTGGTGAAAGAATAAAGCTGCATTTTGAATGCATTCAGGCCGGTTTGATTGACACCCTGGAGTTTTGGCTTCAAGTTGGCGAGATCAACCGCTATGGTCCGTCGCAGGTGGATGATTATGGTTATCGGATGTTTGATAATTTTGATCTGGCCTACACCAAAACCCAGGCCTATGAGTGGGTGGAATTAGACCCGGTTCTGGGAGGTTCAGGCAGTCTTATCAACATGCATGATACCTATGAAGAAGGAGATGCCTCCCGGGTCATTGCCTTGCCTTTTGAGGTCAATTATTATGGAGAAAGCTATAACCAGATCACGGTTTGCACCAATGGTTGGGCCGCTTTTGGCAATCAATCAGCAGTGAATTTTCACAACCGTACGATTCCCTCTCCCGTGGGACCTGATGCCATGCTGGCACCTTATTGGGATGATCTGGCCACGAACCCCGGCACTGTTTTGCAGTTGACATCACCAGGTCAGGATCATTTCGTTATTCAGTGGAATCGCATGCGCAATTTGTGGTATCAGACCGATCTGAGTTTTCAGATCATCATCTATAACACCAATGACCATCCCACCGATTCAGGTGATAATGATATCAAGTTCCAATACAAAAGTTATGACAATATTGACCTGCAAGCGAACTTCTCAACCACTGGGATCGAAGCTCCAGATAGCCAGACCGGACTATTGGCATCTTACAATAATATGAATGACCCCAGCATTGGTTATTTGGCAAATCAGACAGCTCTTTTATTTACCACTGATCGTGGTGAACGACTTGCAGACGGCATGGCTGCAGTCAACACTACCAGTTTGAGTTTTACCCAGAACCCTTGGTCCACAGGCAGAGATTCCATTATTATTTCCAACGTAGGTGAGTCACCACTGGCGTATAATATTCACATTAATTCCACTTCGGATTTGATGCTGGCACCTCAGATAATCGTAGATCCCACTATCCATAAAGCAACTCCAGATGAGGTGGCTGATACACCCGGTATTCGCGAGGGTAGTGACGCTTTCGGATATACCTGGAAAAAAAGCATTGATGAGGGTGGACCGGATTACAACTGGGTCGATATTGCCATTCCACCCAATATTTTGAATTACACCGCTGATCCTGATGACAGCAGTATTGGTCCTGTATCATTGGGTTTTGAATTTCCCTATTATGGTGATGTGTATTCAGGGATCCATATTAGCAGCAATGGCACTTTTTCATTCATGAGCAACTATGCTCCCTGGTTAAATACGGTGTTGCCTACTGCTTCAGCCCCGTCAGCTTTGGTTGCTCCGTGGTGGGAGGATCTGAATAATGATGAAGGACCCCAGGGAACCATCTATTTTTGGACCAATAATTACGATCAATGTATCATCACCTGGCAGGATTTCCCCAAATGGGGCACCAGCAACCTGTATACCTTTCAAGTGATCATGGATGCTTTTGGCAAGATCATTTTTCAGTACCAGACCATTGACGGACCAACCACCAGTGCCACGGTTGGAATGCAGAATGCAGCGCGAAACATTGGTTTGCAGATCCATTATAACGAGACCACCACCTTTGCAGCCGAAACGGCCATTTCTATTTTGCCACCCGTCCAGTGGTTTGCTGCTTCAGGTTGGTCAGGTCAGATAGCACCTGGAGCTTCCAGCAGTTTTGTGGTTGATGTGCAAACCCGGAATTTGGATCCCGGACACTACGAGATACCCATGATCCTGACCACCAGTGCCATCAATTTTCCCATGGCTGATCTGCTGGTTTCACTGGATATCATCACGGGACAGCCTCCTGCAGGTGATTTGAATGGTGATTATCTGATAAATATCACTGACTTGATGAGTTTGTTGGATTTTATTCTTGTGCTGGAGGATATGAGTGAAGCACAGTTTATGCTGGCGGATCTATCGGCTGATAACACCGTGGATGTCATCGATGTGATCTTGCTGGTGGAGACGATCCTGGAAAATAATTAA
- a CDS encoding M14 family zinc carboxypeptidase, translating into MRVFIGFCLLLILAPFQAGAQSNLRDSVIDPRYHTYEEVVAYMDSIQDIPAYAAILEVREIGRSNNEDLPIYAVKLSDNPTQDEDEPALLFMGQCHAEEILGLEITIGLIDSLLHGFDANNPHVMSILENLEVWAIPTYNPEGLRVVHDGLDVSYRKNKTDNNNNGIFDYVPGIGYDIDGVDFNRNFNFNWIFGDEYEVGDYDYYRGPSPFSESEVRAVAALARQEQFLLSVAYHSARSGTPEIIYYSWEWEETKQPPDIEIMSSMANILAQRIINESGDGNYSVTPGKTPRGNAHDWFYTQTGSIQFLMEVGTNNLQPNAAIIDDTVERNLEGIFYLMDRAFGRAPESKAMITGIVTDASDGFALEGAQIRLAKLAADWSLTELEGLMMQPRVTDGFGRYRRLVNQGTYRVIASAPGFGADTIPAVFTSDSYATILDFSLEPMTIRQIDLDLTQSTGIDAYEVIVWDETQRDTLTMAPGVNRFDWQGNELFLGVSAEGYFPENHHFDLSNATTFTLTVTLPAEPVTAYSTGFDDLTDWNITSGSWATTAGKLVSQPDLFYAAGLDMEITLPNINLDVFPDAQRLGVVLKHAYEVEWHLDTLALELWTADESELLISQTWVDQNFKDHTETFFIHGSIPVSGLLKLQMKTDSTVGFRGWQIDSLALFLSESEFVGIDPVEKERNTPGFSQDAELSATLSPNPLQKQTELNFTVPNSGMGQIQVFDIRGREIYQEHIYFNAGANSWIWLGQDLSGHSVSKGIYFLRLTGTQQTITRKLMVIDKF; encoded by the coding sequence ATGCGAGTATTCATTGGCTTTTGCCTGCTGTTGATTCTGGCACCGTTTCAAGCGGGGGCTCAATCAAACTTGCGGGATTCAGTTATCGATCCACGTTATCATACCTACGAGGAAGTCGTAGCCTATATGGATTCCATTCAGGATATCCCGGCTTATGCTGCCATTCTGGAGGTACGTGAGATCGGCCGTTCAAACAACGAGGATCTGCCTATCTACGCAGTCAAACTGTCTGATAATCCAACTCAGGATGAAGATGAGCCCGCCCTGCTATTTATGGGACAGTGTCACGCCGAGGAAATTCTTGGTCTGGAGATCACCATCGGTCTCATTGACAGTCTTTTGCATGGTTTTGATGCCAATAATCCCCATGTGATGTCCATTCTGGAAAATCTGGAAGTGTGGGCTATCCCAACCTACAATCCAGAAGGGTTGCGAGTGGTCCATGATGGACTGGATGTCAGCTACCGCAAGAATAAGACAGACAACAATAATAATGGCATATTCGATTATGTACCAGGCATCGGTTATGATATCGATGGTGTTGATTTTAACCGGAATTTTAATTTTAACTGGATCTTTGGGGATGAATATGAAGTGGGGGATTATGATTATTACCGTGGTCCATCTCCCTTTTCCGAGTCAGAGGTCAGAGCGGTCGCCGCGTTAGCCAGACAGGAGCAATTCCTGCTTTCAGTGGCCTACCATTCAGCCCGCTCAGGCACACCGGAGATCATTTACTATTCTTGGGAATGGGAAGAAACCAAGCAGCCACCGGATATCGAGATCATGAGTTCCATGGCCAATATTTTAGCGCAGCGGATCATTAATGAATCAGGCGATGGCAATTATTCGGTTACTCCTGGCAAGACTCCTCGGGGAAATGCCCATGATTGGTTCTATACCCAGACCGGTTCTATTCAATTTCTTATGGAGGTGGGTACCAATAACCTGCAACCCAATGCGGCCATTATTGATGATACGGTCGAACGTAATCTGGAAGGTATTTTTTATCTGATGGACCGGGCTTTTGGCCGTGCTCCTGAAAGTAAGGCTATGATCACCGGTATTGTGACAGATGCCTCAGATGGTTTTGCCCTGGAGGGCGCTCAGATCCGTTTGGCAAAATTGGCTGCAGATTGGAGTCTGACTGAATTAGAAGGACTGATGATGCAGCCTCGGGTCACAGATGGTTTTGGGCGGTACCGCCGTCTGGTCAATCAGGGAACTTATCGGGTGATAGCTTCTGCTCCAGGGTTTGGTGCTGATACCATCCCTGCTGTTTTTACCAGTGATAGTTATGCCACCATTCTGGATTTTAGTCTTGAACCCATGACAATCCGCCAGATCGACCTGGATCTCACCCAATCAACAGGGATCGATGCCTATGAAGTGATTGTTTGGGATGAAACTCAGCGAGATACGCTAACCATGGCTCCTGGAGTGAACCGTTTTGATTGGCAGGGGAATGAGCTTTTCCTTGGAGTGTCTGCAGAGGGATATTTCCCTGAGAACCATCACTTCGATCTGTCAAATGCTACGACTTTTACACTTACTGTCACTTTACCGGCTGAACCGGTCACAGCTTACAGCACTGGTTTTGATGATCTGACGGACTGGAATATTACCTCCGGTTCGTGGGCAACCACCGCTGGAAAACTGGTCTCACAACCCGATCTGTTCTATGCTGCCGGATTGGATATGGAAATTACCCTGCCCAATATCAATCTGGATGTTTTTCCCGATGCTCAGCGTTTGGGAGTGGTTCTGAAACATGCCTATGAAGTTGAATGGCATCTGGATACACTTGCCCTGGAGTTGTGGACAGCAGATGAATCGGAGTTACTCATCAGTCAAACCTGGGTTGATCAAAATTTTAAAGATCATACCGAAACTTTTTTTATCCATGGATCTATTCCCGTATCCGGACTGTTGAAATTGCAGATGAAAACAGATTCAACTGTAGGCTTTAGAGGTTGGCAGATCGATTCCCTCGCGCTCTTTTTATCAGAATCTGAATTTGTCGGGATCGATCCGGTTGAAAAGGAGCGGAATACCCCAGGCTTCAGTCAGGATGCTGAGCTAAGCGCTACGCTGTCACCAAATCCGCTTCAAAAGCAAACCGAGCTGAATTTTACAGTGCCCAACTCAGGTATGGGTCAGATCCAGGTCTTTGATATCCGGGGTCGTGAAATATATCAGGAGCATATTTACTTTAACGCCGGAGCCAACTCCTGGATCTGGCTGGGGCAGGATCTGTCCGGGCATTCGGTAAGTAAAGGAATCTATTTTCTCCGGCTCACTGGAACGCAACAAACTATAACCCGTAAGCTGATGGTAATTGACAAGTTCTGA